The Candidatus Tumulicola sp. region GCAGCTCATAGATTACGACCCGGCGGCGTTCTCTACGGGTGACCAGCAGGATCGGCGGAGCCGAAGTGCGCGAGCGTACTTTCCGTTAGTCTCCGCCGAGGACTGCCGAAGCCGTTCCAGTCCCCGACCAAACGGCGTGCACCGGCGCTAGGGTAAACTGGTGTTCGCTGTGGTTCGGCCACGTCAAACGATACTTTTCGATCTTCTGAGTTTTGCCGTAGCCGCCGCTTGCTAGAAGATCGGCCCCGATCGTCGTCGAGGTTGCTGCGACGTGCACCGACGAACCGGCAAAGGGTCTGAACGAAGCGATCGCGCTAAAGTTCGAAGCCATCTCATGCATCGCGCTGTGCAGGTACATCTTCGGAGCGCCTTGGAGCGTGGTCGTGGTCGAGAGCACTTTTACCATACCGGCTCCGCCAAGTTGACCGACGGCAATTGCTTCGGCGCCGCCATATTGACCCGCGAGCCAACCCGTCGCGACCGAAATCGGTCCGCGATAGCCTTCGCCAAACGGCATGAACGAAGCATCGAGATGCGGCGTGCCGGGATTGTTCGGCCACGCCGGCGCCGCACCGATCGGCGTCATCAACGAGTACGAGAACACGTTGACTCGGCCGCCGCTGTTGGCAGCGGTAACGATGCTGTTGCGTCCGGTAAGGAAGTCGACGAAGCCGGCAGCCAGGTTCACACCTGACGTATCGTCGCCGTATGGTTCGAACGTTGCGAACGTCGCCGGCGCCGTGCCGCCGGCGGGTAGTTCACTGCTAAAAATGCGAACCCGATCTTTGCTCCCGGCACCGGAGCCGACGATGATGTTGTCCGGCGATCGACCATCGATTTGGGTGGATGCAACGCTCACGCCACCGGTCTGCGAAGCGTCGAACGCTTGGAAGCGCGCAAGCTCGGTCGTGAACGGCTTTTCTCCGCTGCCGGGCGCTCCGGAATACGCCACGATTTCGGGTGCGTGCCCCTTACCGGCACCGACGATGAGATCGTACACCCCGTCGCCGTCGACATCACCCATGCTCACGCTCGGCGTGCCGAAGAAATCCGGGAACGGCGTTACGCTTGCGATCAGGCGATCGCCGTTACCATCGAAAACGTTGACGATCGCGGGATGTCCCGGCGAGCCCGGAACTGCCACCGCGTAGTCGGAGACGGCGGGAATGACGTTGACGAGCATCATCAGGCCGTTGTCTTCATGGTTGAGCCGGTGACAATGCAGCACGTACAGTCCTAAGTAGTCGATAAAGTGCGTGCGCATCGACAGGGTGCCCGGCTGAATCACCGATTCTTCGGGCCCCAGCAGTGGAGCCGGGACGTTCGCGTTATCTTCGCCGTGCATTTGCGGTCCGAGCTTGAGGCCGGTCGTGGGATCGTGGTATGCCGTTACTTGAAAATCGTTCACGTGCACGTGAATCGGATGCGCATCGTTATTGTGGTTGATGAAGTCCCATTCTTCCACCGAACCGAGCCGCGCCTGAATCAACGGCACGTTCGGAAACGCATTTCCAAAAAACGCATAAACGAACGCCTTGGGATCTTGCTTGCTGGCGTGGTTGTTGAGAAAGCCGCCGTTGATGAGGATCGTGCGCTTAACATCGGGCGTGATTTTTGACAAGTCGTGGAACGGAGTCGGTGCGTTCAACTCCTGTCCAGGAACGAATGCGGTCGTAACGCCTTGCCCGGCCTCCGGGACGACGTTGAGAAGTGTCTGCGACGGAAACATGAAAAAGCCGTCGGCATAACTGACGGACTCCGGCAGTATACTCAACGAACCCAAATGTCCCGGCGGATTTTTCGTACCGTCGTTGGTGTACAGGATACCGGGCGCTGCGAGCGCGCGCGCGCCGGAACCGAGACCAGGCAACTCCATACGCAGGCCCCCATTGGCCGGCATGGTGACGGCGATGGCATAACGAGAAGCGGGCGGAATCAGTAACTCCGTGCCGTCCATCTCGTGCGGATACTCGACTCGACCGTACGCGATGCCGTCTTGTCCGACGATCGCAATCTTTGGGTGATTGCCGGTGGCGGTTTCGGTGAGCCGCACGTTCATGTACGCGATGTCGCTAACGTTCGCGAGTACCCAAATTTCGGTCTGTCCCGGCTTGACGTTTAACACCGGCTCGAACTGGCCGTTCACCGTGAACTGCGTATCGCGTTCGTAATCCGGCAGTTTGAGGTTCGCTTTCACGACCGGGCCGTCTTTATCGAACGGCGTGAAGCGCTGCAAGTTCGACGGGATAAATTGGAAGCGACCGCGCTTGTTTTCGATCGACAGCGGTCCGGTGTACCATACCGTGGCCCACTGCGTACCCTTTTTCGATTGTAAGAAGTTCACGGGCGCGAGCAGCGGACGATACGTGCCTTTGGCAAGCTGGTCGCCAGTGGGTTTGATCAGCGTGCTGACCCACTGCGGCCAATTGGGGTTAGTCATCTGCGACATGCCGCCTTGACGATCGAAGACGGTGTTATATTGCAAAAGCATCGTACGGATCGGGATATTCTTTTGCGTGACCAGCGGTATATCGCTGTCGGCGCGTCCCACGAGCAGCATTCCAGCCAAGCCGAAGTACGTTTGCATCGCCGTAAGCGTGTGAAGATGACTGTGGTACCAGTACGTGCCCGGCGTCATGTTCTTGGGAATGTCGTACACGTACGTGTTCGACATGCCGGCATCGATGTGCAGCAGCACGTTGTCTGCGTTTCCGCGCGGGCTAACGTGCGCGCCATGAACGTGCAGGTTGAACGGCGCCGACGAAAGCATCGTTGGATACTTCGGCACGGTCTGCCCAACGGGCGTGTATTTCGGATCGTAAAAATCCGGAATGCTAAGATTGCGCTGTTCGTTATTGATGTGGATGATCAACCGCTCGCCGGGCTCGACGTGGAGCGTTGGAGCGGGATACATGTGGCCACCCGACATTTGGCCATCGGACGACGATCCGCGCTGCACGGAATAGTCAAAGAGCAGCATGTTCTTGACCGGCTGGGCAACCGTGTCGAGAGTCGCCGTCGTCTGACGCGGCGTCAGGGTCACTTCGAGGATGCCGTCTTTGCTCGATAAGATTACTGGTTCCGCGAATGCGTGTCCGCCCTTTGCGGAATCGGCGGCAGATCCGGTCGCGAACGCTAACGCAACGAGCAAAACGGAAAAAGCAAAAACCCGCGTCATTGCAATAAGCCCCCTAAGGTGCAGCGCGATATGAGCGGCGAGTTGCATGGAACGTCCGCGCGGTCCTGGCGGATGAACCCTCGGGATTATGGAACGTCGTACGCTAGCGGTTGCCTGCTCTCGTTTTCTACGCCGCGAGACCTACTGCCCTAGAGTCCACCAACAGATTGCGGCGCTTGGACATCGTAGTTTCCGAGATCGCTTCTGAGATCACTCAGCAATCCAGTCGTGTATCGATCCGTATCCGCCGGTCCTCTTGCAAATAAAAGCCATCGTATCTCTCGACTTGGCCATTCGAAGTAACGCCGGAGCGGTGAAATTCGATGGATTTCTATGGGAACCGGCTGGCGCGTAACTCGTAAACTGAACGAAGGTTCCGCAATCGGCAGCGCTAGATATCGGCCAGGCGGCCAATGTAGCTGTAATCGTCCAGCTCTCGGACGTCCCCAAATGGGCGGATGACCCGTGGCCCTGATCGCATCTCTCAGTTTTCCCTGCGACGCTAGATTGAGTGCACCACGGCCGGCGAGAAGACCCGATTGACCGCCCAGTCTCCGCAGCGAAATGCGACGGGTTTTAGCGAGCGCGGCGATTGCATCGTAGGACCCCTGGCGTCCTCGACCGAGCGACTGGTTCGGGCCTAGCCAGAGCTCGCGGAGGTTGACTCGTGTATTCAATAGATCGACAAAGTCTTCACATGACGCGTCGATATCAAAATTTGTCATGCGTACAACTAAGACGCGAACATTCCCGAACTCCCGAATCAACGCGAGACGCGCCTCCAATGCCGAGTATGCTAAGCAACCATCGTATCGGGGATTAACGAAGGTTGCTGGAGCTGGAAACAAGATTATTGCAAGCGCAGCCAGCCCCGTGTCCGTTCCAGCTCGCGACATTTGATGAAAAAGATCGAAATGAGCATCCGACAGCGGATCGAAGGCACCGACGACTGCGACTACGGAAGACCCTATTGGGATAGTCGAATGTCGTTCTGAAATCCTCACGTGCCGTAGTAGTCGCTAGCGCACGTCGTT contains the following coding sequences:
- a CDS encoding multicopper oxidase domain-containing protein is translated as MTRVFAFSVLLVALAFATGSAADSAKGGHAFAEPVILSSKDGILEVTLTPRQTTATLDTVAQPVKNMLLFDYSVQRGSSSDGQMSGGHMYPAPTLHVEPGERLIIHINNEQRNLSIPDFYDPKYTPVGQTVPKYPTMLSSAPFNLHVHGAHVSPRGNADNVLLHIDAGMSNTYVYDIPKNMTPGTYWYHSHLHTLTAMQTYFGLAGMLLVGRADSDIPLVTQKNIPIRTMLLQYNTVFDRQGGMSQMTNPNWPQWVSTLIKPTGDQLAKGTYRPLLAPVNFLQSKKGTQWATVWYTGPLSIENKRGRFQFIPSNLQRFTPFDKDGPVVKANLKLPDYERDTQFTVNGQFEPVLNVKPGQTEIWVLANVSDIAYMNVRLTETATGNHPKIAIVGQDGIAYGRVEYPHEMDGTELLIPPASRYAIAVTMPANGGLRMELPGLGSGARALAAPGILYTNDGTKNPPGHLGSLSILPESVSYADGFFMFPSQTLLNVVPEAGQGVTTAFVPGQELNAPTPFHDLSKITPDVKRTILINGGFLNNHASKQDPKAFVYAFFGNAFPNVPLIQARLGSVEEWDFINHNNDAHPIHVHVNDFQVTAYHDPTTGLKLGPQMHGEDNANVPAPLLGPEESVIQPGTLSMRTHFIDYLGLYVLHCHRLNHEDNGLMMLVNVIPAVSDYAVAVPGSPGHPAIVNVFDGNGDRLIASVTPFPDFFGTPSVSMGDVDGDGVYDLIVGAGKGHAPEIVAYSGAPGSGEKPFTTELARFQAFDASQTGGVSVASTQIDGRSPDNIIVGSGAGSKDRVRIFSSELPAGGTAPATFATFEPYGDDTSGVNLAAGFVDFLTGRNSIVTAANSGGRVNVFSYSLMTPIGAAPAWPNNPGTPHLDASFMPFGEGYRGPISVATGWLAGQYGGAEAIAVGQLGGAGMVKVLSTTTTLQGAPKMYLHSAMHEMASNFSAIASFRPFAGSSVHVAATSTTIGADLLASGGYGKTQKIEKYRLTWPNHSEHQFTLAPVHAVWSGTGTASAVLGGD